In the Podospora pseudocomata strain CBS 415.72m chromosome 5, whole genome shotgun sequence genome, one interval contains:
- a CDS encoding hypothetical protein (EggNog:ENOG503PI7I): MSEMASPVSLTTLSTELRHKVLASVIWTSTATLYNHLDLFFQDPRVRLRDDWDIWVPTTPPQPPALSLLLTCRILRYDVQYLLNSSTAQSHPYEIDVVFIAKCGLFPTWVCCPLPSQINLDTLQASFRIMDVEDIDDEVPAGRQGEFLSRYRGVSSDFDADNYPNPPPGSWNFYRLLASFLALGPRGLTSPAYQRENRGCLSRSRYSLQHLIISVTSKEETEMDDERRERASGPRRFLLDHNSDLPYGGSREEDVFPGPPDNSPYTWTGPTELETVRGMYGHAGRLTLGHADRYGLYLANTLWALLDFKWLSRGFGLMVYESILDDITFYVDGKPRPHFGMDDLLSLEPLKHRTLTPEVAAALQVWKEWVMKWRSKLRERGMLDEPRPSFAFVRYLPASMADPNECPDSDSDSMSGSDV; the protein is encoded by the coding sequence ATGTCGGAAATGGCCAGCCCAGTGTCGTTAACCACCCTCTCAACCGAACTCCGCCACAAAGTCCTAGCCTCTGTGATTTggacatcaacagcaacgctCTATAATCACCTCGACCTATTTTTCCAAGATCCTCGGGTCCGGCTCCGCGATGACTGGGACATATGGGtaccaaccacaccacctcaaccacccgCTCTGTCACTCCTCTTGACATGCCGGATCCTGCGCTATGACGTCCAGTATCTATTGAATTCATCCACTGCCCAATCCCACCCCTATGAGATTGACGTCGTCTTCATTGCCAAATGCGGACTTTTCCCAACCTGGGTGTGTTGTCCACTCCCAAGCCAGATCAACCTCGACACTCTCCAGGCGTCATTCCGCATAATGGACGTGGAGGATATCGACGACGAGGTACCAGCTGGAAGGCAGGGGGAGTTCTTAAGCCGTTACCGCGGTGTATCGTCTGACTTCGATGCAGACAACTacccaaatcctcctcccggcTCATGGAACTTCTATCGCCTGTTAGCGTCCTTCCTGGCCTTGGGGCCTCGGGGCCTGACCTCTCCCGCTTATCAAAGAGAAAATCGCGGCTGTCTTTCAAGAAGCAGATACTCACTCCAACATCTCATCATTAGCGTAACATCTAAGGAGGAAACTGAAATGGATGACGAAAGACGGGAGCGAGCAAGTGGACCAAGGCGGTTCTTACTTGACCACAATTCCGACCTGCCTTACGGAGGCTCGAGAGAAGAGGACGTTTTTCCAGGGCCGCCTGACAATTCTCCATACACATGGACAGGCCCCACCGAGTTGGAGACCGTTAGAGGGATGTATGGCCACGCGGGCCGTCTCACCCTCGGACACGCCGACCGCTATGGCTTGTACCTTGCCAACACCCTCTGGGCCCTGCTTGACTTCAAGTGGCTCTCACGAGGCTTCGGTCTTATGGTGTACGAAAGCATCCTTGACGACATTACCTTTTACGTCGACGGGAAGCCAAGACCTCACTTTGGCATGGACGACTTGCTTTCCCTGGAACCCCTAAAGCACCGCACCTTGACACCGGAGGTCGCAGCAGCCCTTCAAGTCTGGAAGGAGTGGGTAATGAAGTGGAGGAGTAAGCTACGGGAGCGTGGTATGTTGGATGAACCACGCCCGAGTTTTGCTTTTGTGAGATACTTGCCGGCATCGATGGCAGATCCTAATGAGTGCCCAGATTCAGACTCGGATTCTATGTCCGGCTCAGACGTATAG